Proteins found in one Takifugu flavidus isolate HTHZ2018 chromosome 7, ASM371156v2, whole genome shotgun sequence genomic segment:
- the eps15 gene encoding epidermal growth factor receptor substrate 15 isoform X7 — METFLNQVKHVSMSCLPLNSFLSESSCRRFCSLAVSKYLLLSGGNPIYDKYYRQVDPNGSGRVAAADAAVFLKRSGLADLVLGKIWDLADSERKGFLNKQQFFVALRLVACAQNGLEVALKSLSVAVQPPKFHEVSSPLLAGVSGDIPWVVKPEEKMKFDSVFDSLGPVGGILTGDKVKPVLLNSKLPVDILGRVWELSDIDRDGMLDRDEFSVAMYLVYRALEGEPVPMSLPPPLVPPSKRKKPSVPPAMPLLPSPPSAKDSRSSHAASKTMPHPPKPAPAPTPTPAAAPWVVLPADKAKYDELFSKTDSDMDGLVSGPEVRDIFLKTGLPSATLARIWELCDIGDVGKLTREQFALALHLINQKLTKGVDPPPSLSPEMIPPSDRQNLKQNNTANLAADFSAIKELDSLSNEIVELQREKVSVEEEIKEKEEAVRQRSSEVQDLQDEVAKENEELQRLQAQRQKVQQALEELDQQRDSLEEQLTHIRQQTNQETQLISSLEMQHEEQEQRICHYEEELVQAREELLALQEESKRLQEKVQAAQEQLTPLQESVRDSFTQVVQVQQKLNELKEEERSVTAQLSWKRALEDSSPVMVNGSSGSSGDHHQGDPFQQDLFQEDKPRELKEDGLAAVSNELPENPTQTENVVNESQEEEEKEEESSETSEEQKPKPDALDDLYTSLTSSEMYNNVSVLPKLQENNIKEQSSSTPDLVSEALPDVLEATPPKVASPGPENKPEAAESTEPATSSQPSRVSPGSMLPRNSPPSLPEMDFFNTDPFTDHDPFKDDPFGKADVADPFGEDPFKGSDPFAADSFFAPTSKAAFSTEDPFSVSGGPFGTPTGNSEPDLFASKVNEPGAPPAAAPDPFAFEPATPSSVNKDPFMSTGNKMTDSDPFGGQMNTAGEADPFGAQDGGADPFSSSSSNSDLAVDTATTNDPFAPGGTTVSASSDPDPFAAVFGNESFGGGFADFSALAKSNGADQFGIDTKNLFQEETQPAGSDVPPALPPKTGTPTRPPPPPPGKRSSLSRTESNEAFQRRGPFHTQPLGDFSSSSSSSLPAKDPNADPFAPSSPPRHNVREADRFASFDKYPTEEDMIEWAKRESEREEKERLARLTQQEQEDLELAIALSKSELS; from the exons atggaaacatttttaaaccaaGTGAAACACGTCTCTATGAGCTGTTTGCCATTAAATTCCTTTTTGAGTGAATCCAGTTGTAGACGGTTTTGTTCTCTGGCTGTCAGTAAATATCTATTG CTCTCTGGTGGAAATCCCATTTACGACAAGTACTACCGACAG GTGGACCCGAACGGCAGCGGGCGGGTGGCGGCGGCTGATGCAGCTGTCTTCCTGAAGAGGTCGGGCCTGGCTGATCTGGTTCTTGGGAAA atCTGGGATTTGGCAGATTCAGAGCGGAAAGGCTTTCTCAACAAACAG CAATTCTTTGTAGCGCTGCGGTTGGTAGCCTGTGCTCAAAATGGCCTGGAGGTGGCGCTCAAGAGCCTCAGTGTGGCTGTACAGCCTCCAAAATTT CATGAAGTCAGCAGCCCTCTCTTAGCAGGAGTGTCTGGTGACATCCCCTGGGTCGTCAAG CcggaggagaaaatgaagtTTGATTCCGTCTTTGACAGTTTGGGTCCAGTCGGGGGTATTCTAACAGGTGATAAGGTCAAACCTGTCCTGCTCAACTCTAAACTTCCAGTGGACATACTGGGCAGG GTATGGGAGCTGAGCGATATCGACAGAGATGGGATGTTGGACAGAGATGAGTTTTCAGTG GCCATGTATCTGGTGTACAGAGCTCTGGAAGGCGAGCCCGTCCCCATGTCCTTACCACCCCCTCTGGTTCCACCGTCCAAGAGGAAAAAACCCTCTGTGCCTCCCGCCATGCCCCTGCTACCGTCACCTCCCTCAGCCAAAGACAGCCGCTCCTCCCACGCAGCTTCCAAGACCATGCCCCACCCCCCTAAACCTGCCCCAGCTCCCACCCCAACACCAGCCGCTGCCCCC TGGGTGGTGTTGCCGGCAGACAAGGCTAAATATGACGAGCTCTTCAGTAAGACGGACAGTGACATGGACGGGCTGGTTTCCGGGCCTGAGGTCAGAGATATCTTCCTCAAAACTGGGCTGCCCTCGGCAACGCTCGCACGGATCTG GGAACTCTGTGACATTGGAGACGTTGGGAAATTGACCCGAGAGCAGTTTGCACTTGCCCTTCATCTGATCAATCAGAAGCTCACGAAAGGTGTGGACCCTCCGCCGAGCCTGTCCCCGGAGATGATCCCTCCATCTGACAGGCAGAACCTGAAACAG AACAACACAGCTAACCTGGCGGCTGACTTCTCTGCCATCAAGGAGCTGGACTCGCTCAGTAACGAGATTGTAGAACTACAAAG AGAGAAGGTTTCTGTGGAAGAGGAGAtcaaggagaaggaggaggccgTCAGACAGCGCAGCAGTGAAGTGCAG GACTTGCAAGATGAGGTGGCAAAGGAGAACGAGGAGCTTCAGCGGCTTCAAGCACAGCGGCAGAAGGTCCAGCAGGCATTGGAGGAATTGGACCAGCAGAGGGACTCCTTGGAAGAGCAGCTCACTCATATCCGCCAGCAGACCAATCAAGAGACACAACTT ATTTCCTCACTCGAGATGCAGCATGaagagcaggaacagagaaTATGTCATTATGAAGAGGAGCTGGTCCAGGCCCGAGAAGAGCTCCTCGCTCTTCAAGAGGAAAGCAAGAGGCTTCAGGAGAAGGTCCAGGCTGCTCAGGAGCAACTGACACCTCTGCAGGAGTCTGTCCGAGACTCCTTTACGCAAGTTGTGCAG gtgcagcagaaactgaatgagctcaaagaagaagagaggtcAGTAACTGCCCAGCTGAGCTGGAAGAGGGCTCTGGAGGATAGCTCCCCTGTCATGGTCAATGGATCCAGCGGCTCCTCTGGGGACCACCACCAGGGGGACCCCTTCCAGCAGGACCTGTTCCAGGAGGACAAACCcagagagctgaaggaggaCGGGTTAGCAGCTGTAAGCAACGAGCTGCCGGAAAACCCAACCCAGACAGAGAATGTTGTAAATGAGagtcaggaggaagaagagaaggaggaagagagttCGGAGACTTCAGAAGAGCAAAAGCCTAAACCGGATGCCTTGGATGACCTGTATACTAGTCTTACCTCTTCTGAGATGTACAATAATGTTTCAGTTCTCCCCAAGCTGCAAGAGAACAATATTAAG GAACAGAGCAGCTCCACACCTGACCTGGTCTCTGAGGCTTTGCCAGACGTACTTGAAGCGACCCCACCAAAG GTCGCATCACCTGGGCCGGAGAACAAACCAGAGGCAGCAGAGTCCACAGAACCTGCTACTTCCTCACAACCATCTCGGGTCAGTCCTGGATCCATGCTGCCCCGAAACAGCCCGCCCTCCCTGCCTGAGATGGACTTCTTCAATACAGACCCGTTTACTGACC ATGATCCCTTCAAAGATGATCCATTTGGAAAAGCAGATGTGGCAG ATCCATTCGGAGAAGATCCCTTCAAAGGCTCTGACCCGTTTGCTGCAGATTCCTTCTTCGCACCGACCTCCAAAGCTGCCTTTTCTACAGAAGACCCCTTTTCCGTCTCAGGCGGCCCATTTGGTACCCCCACTGGTAACTCAGAACCTGACCTGTTTGCCTCAAAGGTGAACGAGCCGggagctccaccagcagcagccccagatcCTTTTGCCTTTGAACCAGCGACTCCATCTTCAGTGAACAAGGATCCCTTCATGAGCACAGGCAACAAAATGACTGATTCTGACCCATTCGGGGGACAAATGAACACCGCCGGGGAGGCAGATCCGTTTGGTGCTCAGGATGGAGGGGCGGATCCCTTCAGTTCCTCTTCATCCAACTCTGACTTGGCTGTG GACACTGCAACAACCAATGACCCTTTCGCTCCAGGTGGTACTACAGTCAGTGCCAGCTCAGATCCAG ATCcatttgctgctgtgtttggcaATGAATCCTTTGGAGGAGGATTTGCAGACTTTAGCGCCCTGGCAAAG TCAAATGGTGCTGATCAGTTTGGCATCGACACTAAGAACCTGTTCCAGGAAGAAACTCAACCTGCTGGCTCTGACGTGCCCCCGGCCTTGCCCCCTAAGACGGGAACGCCCACCcgaccacctcctcctcctcctg gtAAGAGGTCGTCTCTCTCCAGAACAGAATCTAACGAAGCCTTCCAGCGACGAGGTCCCTTCCACACTCAGCCCCTGGGagacttctcctcctcctcctcctcctccctgcctgccAAGGACCCTAACGCTGACCCTTTcgccccttcctcccctccccgccACAACGTACGGGAAGCTGACCGATTTGCCAGCTTTGACAAA
- the eps15 gene encoding epidermal growth factor receptor substrate 15 isoform X3 — protein METFLNQVKHVSMSCLPLNSFLSESSCRRFCSLAVSKYLLLSGGNPIYDKYYRQVDPNGSGRVAAADAAVFLKRSGLADLVLGKIWDLADSERKGFLNKQQFFVALRLVACAQNGLEVALKSLSVAVQPPKFHEVSSPLLAGVSGDIPWVVKPEEKMKFDSVFDSLGPVGGILTGDKVKPVLLNSKLPVDILGRVWELSDIDRDGMLDRDEFSVAMYLVYRALEGEPVPMSLPPPLVPPSKRKKPSVPPAMPLLPSPPSAKDSRSSHAASKTMPHPPKPAPAPTPTPAAAPWVVLPADKAKYDELFSKTDSDMDGLVSGPEVRDIFLKTGLPSATLARIWELCDIGDVGKLTREQFALALHLINQKLTKGVDPPPSLSPEMIPPSDRQNLKQNNTANLAADFSAIKELDSLSNEIVELQREKVSVEEEIKEKEEAVRQRSSEVQDLQDEVAKENEELQRLQAQRQKVQQALEELDQQRDSLEEQLTHIRQQTNQETQLISSLEMQHEEQEQRICHYEEELVQAREELLALQEESKRLQEKVQAAQEQLTPLQESVRDSFTQVVQVQQKLNELKEEERSVTAQLSWKRALEDSSPVMVNGSSGSSGDHHQGDPFQQDLFQEDKPRELKEDGLAAVSNELPENPTQTENVVNESQEEEEKEEESSETSEEQKPKPDALDDLYTSLTSSEMYNNVSVLPKLQENNIKEQSSSTPDLVSEALPDVLEATPPKVASPGPENKPEAAESTEPATSSQPSRVSPGSMLPRNSPPSLPEMDFFNTDPFTDHDPFKDDPFGKADVADPFGEDPFKGSDPFAADSFFAPTSKAAFSTEDPFSVSGGPFGTPTGNSEPDLFASKVNEPGAPPAAAPDPFAFEPATPSSVNKDPFMSTGNKMTDSDPFGGQMNTAGEADPFGAQDGGADPFSSSSSNSDLAVKDTATTNDPFAPGGTTVSASSDPDPFAAVFGNESFGGGFADFSALAKSNGADQFGIDTKNLFQEETQPAGSDVPPALPPKTGTPTRPPPPPPGKRSSLSRTESNEAFQRRGPFHTQPLGDFSSSSSSSLPAKDPNADPFAPSSPPRHNVREADRFASFDKYPTEEDMIEWAKRESEREEKERLARLTQQEQEDLELAIALSKSELS, from the exons atggaaacatttttaaaccaaGTGAAACACGTCTCTATGAGCTGTTTGCCATTAAATTCCTTTTTGAGTGAATCCAGTTGTAGACGGTTTTGTTCTCTGGCTGTCAGTAAATATCTATTG CTCTCTGGTGGAAATCCCATTTACGACAAGTACTACCGACAG GTGGACCCGAACGGCAGCGGGCGGGTGGCGGCGGCTGATGCAGCTGTCTTCCTGAAGAGGTCGGGCCTGGCTGATCTGGTTCTTGGGAAA atCTGGGATTTGGCAGATTCAGAGCGGAAAGGCTTTCTCAACAAACAG CAATTCTTTGTAGCGCTGCGGTTGGTAGCCTGTGCTCAAAATGGCCTGGAGGTGGCGCTCAAGAGCCTCAGTGTGGCTGTACAGCCTCCAAAATTT CATGAAGTCAGCAGCCCTCTCTTAGCAGGAGTGTCTGGTGACATCCCCTGGGTCGTCAAG CcggaggagaaaatgaagtTTGATTCCGTCTTTGACAGTTTGGGTCCAGTCGGGGGTATTCTAACAGGTGATAAGGTCAAACCTGTCCTGCTCAACTCTAAACTTCCAGTGGACATACTGGGCAGG GTATGGGAGCTGAGCGATATCGACAGAGATGGGATGTTGGACAGAGATGAGTTTTCAGTG GCCATGTATCTGGTGTACAGAGCTCTGGAAGGCGAGCCCGTCCCCATGTCCTTACCACCCCCTCTGGTTCCACCGTCCAAGAGGAAAAAACCCTCTGTGCCTCCCGCCATGCCCCTGCTACCGTCACCTCCCTCAGCCAAAGACAGCCGCTCCTCCCACGCAGCTTCCAAGACCATGCCCCACCCCCCTAAACCTGCCCCAGCTCCCACCCCAACACCAGCCGCTGCCCCC TGGGTGGTGTTGCCGGCAGACAAGGCTAAATATGACGAGCTCTTCAGTAAGACGGACAGTGACATGGACGGGCTGGTTTCCGGGCCTGAGGTCAGAGATATCTTCCTCAAAACTGGGCTGCCCTCGGCAACGCTCGCACGGATCTG GGAACTCTGTGACATTGGAGACGTTGGGAAATTGACCCGAGAGCAGTTTGCACTTGCCCTTCATCTGATCAATCAGAAGCTCACGAAAGGTGTGGACCCTCCGCCGAGCCTGTCCCCGGAGATGATCCCTCCATCTGACAGGCAGAACCTGAAACAG AACAACACAGCTAACCTGGCGGCTGACTTCTCTGCCATCAAGGAGCTGGACTCGCTCAGTAACGAGATTGTAGAACTACAAAG AGAGAAGGTTTCTGTGGAAGAGGAGAtcaaggagaaggaggaggccgTCAGACAGCGCAGCAGTGAAGTGCAG GACTTGCAAGATGAGGTGGCAAAGGAGAACGAGGAGCTTCAGCGGCTTCAAGCACAGCGGCAGAAGGTCCAGCAGGCATTGGAGGAATTGGACCAGCAGAGGGACTCCTTGGAAGAGCAGCTCACTCATATCCGCCAGCAGACCAATCAAGAGACACAACTT ATTTCCTCACTCGAGATGCAGCATGaagagcaggaacagagaaTATGTCATTATGAAGAGGAGCTGGTCCAGGCCCGAGAAGAGCTCCTCGCTCTTCAAGAGGAAAGCAAGAGGCTTCAGGAGAAGGTCCAGGCTGCTCAGGAGCAACTGACACCTCTGCAGGAGTCTGTCCGAGACTCCTTTACGCAAGTTGTGCAG gtgcagcagaaactgaatgagctcaaagaagaagagaggtcAGTAACTGCCCAGCTGAGCTGGAAGAGGGCTCTGGAGGATAGCTCCCCTGTCATGGTCAATGGATCCAGCGGCTCCTCTGGGGACCACCACCAGGGGGACCCCTTCCAGCAGGACCTGTTCCAGGAGGACAAACCcagagagctgaaggaggaCGGGTTAGCAGCTGTAAGCAACGAGCTGCCGGAAAACCCAACCCAGACAGAGAATGTTGTAAATGAGagtcaggaggaagaagagaaggaggaagagagttCGGAGACTTCAGAAGAGCAAAAGCCTAAACCGGATGCCTTGGATGACCTGTATACTAGTCTTACCTCTTCTGAGATGTACAATAATGTTTCAGTTCTCCCCAAGCTGCAAGAGAACAATATTAAG GAACAGAGCAGCTCCACACCTGACCTGGTCTCTGAGGCTTTGCCAGACGTACTTGAAGCGACCCCACCAAAG GTCGCATCACCTGGGCCGGAGAACAAACCAGAGGCAGCAGAGTCCACAGAACCTGCTACTTCCTCACAACCATCTCGGGTCAGTCCTGGATCCATGCTGCCCCGAAACAGCCCGCCCTCCCTGCCTGAGATGGACTTCTTCAATACAGACCCGTTTACTGACC ATGATCCCTTCAAAGATGATCCATTTGGAAAAGCAGATGTGGCAG ATCCATTCGGAGAAGATCCCTTCAAAGGCTCTGACCCGTTTGCTGCAGATTCCTTCTTCGCACCGACCTCCAAAGCTGCCTTTTCTACAGAAGACCCCTTTTCCGTCTCAGGCGGCCCATTTGGTACCCCCACTGGTAACTCAGAACCTGACCTGTTTGCCTCAAAGGTGAACGAGCCGggagctccaccagcagcagccccagatcCTTTTGCCTTTGAACCAGCGACTCCATCTTCAGTGAACAAGGATCCCTTCATGAGCACAGGCAACAAAATGACTGATTCTGACCCATTCGGGGGACAAATGAACACCGCCGGGGAGGCAGATCCGTTTGGTGCTCAGGATGGAGGGGCGGATCCCTTCAGTTCCTCTTCATCCAACTCTGACTTGGCTGTG AAGGACACTGCAACAACCAATGACCCTTTCGCTCCAGGTGGTACTACAGTCAGTGCCAGCTCAGATCCAG ATCcatttgctgctgtgtttggcaATGAATCCTTTGGAGGAGGATTTGCAGACTTTAGCGCCCTGGCAAAG TCAAATGGTGCTGATCAGTTTGGCATCGACACTAAGAACCTGTTCCAGGAAGAAACTCAACCTGCTGGCTCTGACGTGCCCCCGGCCTTGCCCCCTAAGACGGGAACGCCCACCcgaccacctcctcctcctcctg gtAAGAGGTCGTCTCTCTCCAGAACAGAATCTAACGAAGCCTTCCAGCGACGAGGTCCCTTCCACACTCAGCCCCTGGGagacttctcctcctcctcctcctcctccctgcctgccAAGGACCCTAACGCTGACCCTTTcgccccttcctcccctccccgccACAACGTACGGGAAGCTGACCGATTTGCCAGCTTTGACAAA
- the eps15 gene encoding epidermal growth factor receptor substrate 15 isoform X1, translating to METFLNQVKHVSMSCLPLNSFLSESSCRRFCSLAVSKYLLLSGGNPIYDKYYRQVDPNGSGRVAAADAAVFLKRSGLADLVLGKIWDLADSERKGFLNKQQFFVALRLVACAQNGLEVALKSLSVAVQPPKFHEVSSPLLAGVSGDIPWVVKPEEKMKFDSVFDSLGPVGGILTGDKVKPVLLNSKLPVDILGRVWELSDIDRDGMLDRDEFSVAMYLVYRALEGEPVPMSLPPPLVPPSKRKKPSVPPAMPLLPSPPSAKDSRSSHAASKTMPHPPKPAPAPTPTPAAAPWVVLPADKAKYDELFSKTDSDMDGLVSGPEVRDIFLKTGLPSATLARIWELCDIGDVGKLTREQFALALHLINQKLTKGVDPPPSLSPEMIPPSDRQNLKQNNTANLAADFSAIKELDSLSNEIVELQREKVSVEEEIKEKEEAVRQRSSEVQDLQDEVAKENEELQRLQAQRQKVQQALEELDQQRDSLEEQLTHIRQQTNQETQLVGSVEISSLEMQHEEQEQRICHYEEELVQAREELLALQEESKRLQEKVQAAQEQLTPLQESVRDSFTQVVQVQQKLNELKEEERSVTAQLSWKRALEDSSPVMVNGSSGSSGDHHQGDPFQQDLFQEDKPRELKEDGLAAVSNELPENPTQTENVVNESQEEEEKEEESSETSEEQKPKPDALDDLYTSLTSSEMYNNVSVLPKLQENNIKEQSSSTPDLVSEALPDVLEATPPKVASPGPENKPEAAESTEPATSSQPSRVSPGSMLPRNSPPSLPEMDFFNTDPFTDHDPFKDDPFGKADVADPFGEDPFKGSDPFAADSFFAPTSKAAFSTEDPFSVSGGPFGTPTGNSEPDLFASKVNEPGAPPAAAPDPFAFEPATPSSVNKDPFMSTGNKMTDSDPFGGQMNTAGEADPFGAQDGGADPFSSSSSNSDLAVKDTATTNDPFAPGGTTVSASSDPDPFAAVFGNESFGGGFADFSALAKSNGADQFGIDTKNLFQEETQPAGSDVPPALPPKTGTPTRPPPPPPGKRSSLSRTESNEAFQRRGPFHTQPLGDFSSSSSSSLPAKDPNADPFAPSSPPRHNVREADRFASFDKYPTEEDMIEWAKRESEREEKERLARLTQQEQEDLELAIALSKSELS from the exons atggaaacatttttaaaccaaGTGAAACACGTCTCTATGAGCTGTTTGCCATTAAATTCCTTTTTGAGTGAATCCAGTTGTAGACGGTTTTGTTCTCTGGCTGTCAGTAAATATCTATTG CTCTCTGGTGGAAATCCCATTTACGACAAGTACTACCGACAG GTGGACCCGAACGGCAGCGGGCGGGTGGCGGCGGCTGATGCAGCTGTCTTCCTGAAGAGGTCGGGCCTGGCTGATCTGGTTCTTGGGAAA atCTGGGATTTGGCAGATTCAGAGCGGAAAGGCTTTCTCAACAAACAG CAATTCTTTGTAGCGCTGCGGTTGGTAGCCTGTGCTCAAAATGGCCTGGAGGTGGCGCTCAAGAGCCTCAGTGTGGCTGTACAGCCTCCAAAATTT CATGAAGTCAGCAGCCCTCTCTTAGCAGGAGTGTCTGGTGACATCCCCTGGGTCGTCAAG CcggaggagaaaatgaagtTTGATTCCGTCTTTGACAGTTTGGGTCCAGTCGGGGGTATTCTAACAGGTGATAAGGTCAAACCTGTCCTGCTCAACTCTAAACTTCCAGTGGACATACTGGGCAGG GTATGGGAGCTGAGCGATATCGACAGAGATGGGATGTTGGACAGAGATGAGTTTTCAGTG GCCATGTATCTGGTGTACAGAGCTCTGGAAGGCGAGCCCGTCCCCATGTCCTTACCACCCCCTCTGGTTCCACCGTCCAAGAGGAAAAAACCCTCTGTGCCTCCCGCCATGCCCCTGCTACCGTCACCTCCCTCAGCCAAAGACAGCCGCTCCTCCCACGCAGCTTCCAAGACCATGCCCCACCCCCCTAAACCTGCCCCAGCTCCCACCCCAACACCAGCCGCTGCCCCC TGGGTGGTGTTGCCGGCAGACAAGGCTAAATATGACGAGCTCTTCAGTAAGACGGACAGTGACATGGACGGGCTGGTTTCCGGGCCTGAGGTCAGAGATATCTTCCTCAAAACTGGGCTGCCCTCGGCAACGCTCGCACGGATCTG GGAACTCTGTGACATTGGAGACGTTGGGAAATTGACCCGAGAGCAGTTTGCACTTGCCCTTCATCTGATCAATCAGAAGCTCACGAAAGGTGTGGACCCTCCGCCGAGCCTGTCCCCGGAGATGATCCCTCCATCTGACAGGCAGAACCTGAAACAG AACAACACAGCTAACCTGGCGGCTGACTTCTCTGCCATCAAGGAGCTGGACTCGCTCAGTAACGAGATTGTAGAACTACAAAG AGAGAAGGTTTCTGTGGAAGAGGAGAtcaaggagaaggaggaggccgTCAGACAGCGCAGCAGTGAAGTGCAG GACTTGCAAGATGAGGTGGCAAAGGAGAACGAGGAGCTTCAGCGGCTTCAAGCACAGCGGCAGAAGGTCCAGCAGGCATTGGAGGAATTGGACCAGCAGAGGGACTCCTTGGAAGAGCAGCTCACTCATATCCGCCAGCAGACCAATCAAGAGACACAACTTGTAGGTTCAGTGGAA ATTTCCTCACTCGAGATGCAGCATGaagagcaggaacagagaaTATGTCATTATGAAGAGGAGCTGGTCCAGGCCCGAGAAGAGCTCCTCGCTCTTCAAGAGGAAAGCAAGAGGCTTCAGGAGAAGGTCCAGGCTGCTCAGGAGCAACTGACACCTCTGCAGGAGTCTGTCCGAGACTCCTTTACGCAAGTTGTGCAG gtgcagcagaaactgaatgagctcaaagaagaagagaggtcAGTAACTGCCCAGCTGAGCTGGAAGAGGGCTCTGGAGGATAGCTCCCCTGTCATGGTCAATGGATCCAGCGGCTCCTCTGGGGACCACCACCAGGGGGACCCCTTCCAGCAGGACCTGTTCCAGGAGGACAAACCcagagagctgaaggaggaCGGGTTAGCAGCTGTAAGCAACGAGCTGCCGGAAAACCCAACCCAGACAGAGAATGTTGTAAATGAGagtcaggaggaagaagagaaggaggaagagagttCGGAGACTTCAGAAGAGCAAAAGCCTAAACCGGATGCCTTGGATGACCTGTATACTAGTCTTACCTCTTCTGAGATGTACAATAATGTTTCAGTTCTCCCCAAGCTGCAAGAGAACAATATTAAG GAACAGAGCAGCTCCACACCTGACCTGGTCTCTGAGGCTTTGCCAGACGTACTTGAAGCGACCCCACCAAAG GTCGCATCACCTGGGCCGGAGAACAAACCAGAGGCAGCAGAGTCCACAGAACCTGCTACTTCCTCACAACCATCTCGGGTCAGTCCTGGATCCATGCTGCCCCGAAACAGCCCGCCCTCCCTGCCTGAGATGGACTTCTTCAATACAGACCCGTTTACTGACC ATGATCCCTTCAAAGATGATCCATTTGGAAAAGCAGATGTGGCAG ATCCATTCGGAGAAGATCCCTTCAAAGGCTCTGACCCGTTTGCTGCAGATTCCTTCTTCGCACCGACCTCCAAAGCTGCCTTTTCTACAGAAGACCCCTTTTCCGTCTCAGGCGGCCCATTTGGTACCCCCACTGGTAACTCAGAACCTGACCTGTTTGCCTCAAAGGTGAACGAGCCGggagctccaccagcagcagccccagatcCTTTTGCCTTTGAACCAGCGACTCCATCTTCAGTGAACAAGGATCCCTTCATGAGCACAGGCAACAAAATGACTGATTCTGACCCATTCGGGGGACAAATGAACACCGCCGGGGAGGCAGATCCGTTTGGTGCTCAGGATGGAGGGGCGGATCCCTTCAGTTCCTCTTCATCCAACTCTGACTTGGCTGTG AAGGACACTGCAACAACCAATGACCCTTTCGCTCCAGGTGGTACTACAGTCAGTGCCAGCTCAGATCCAG ATCcatttgctgctgtgtttggcaATGAATCCTTTGGAGGAGGATTTGCAGACTTTAGCGCCCTGGCAAAG TCAAATGGTGCTGATCAGTTTGGCATCGACACTAAGAACCTGTTCCAGGAAGAAACTCAACCTGCTGGCTCTGACGTGCCCCCGGCCTTGCCCCCTAAGACGGGAACGCCCACCcgaccacctcctcctcctcctg gtAAGAGGTCGTCTCTCTCCAGAACAGAATCTAACGAAGCCTTCCAGCGACGAGGTCCCTTCCACACTCAGCCCCTGGGagacttctcctcctcctcctcctcctccctgcctgccAAGGACCCTAACGCTGACCCTTTcgccccttcctcccctccccgccACAACGTACGGGAAGCTGACCGATTTGCCAGCTTTGACAAA